In Phaseolus vulgaris cultivar G19833 chromosome 10, P. vulgaris v2.0, whole genome shotgun sequence, a single genomic region encodes these proteins:
- the LOC137818197 gene encoding dirigent protein 22-like, with amino-acid sequence MATQLLLTLFLLSFTLTTIKAEDTGFVGTVDPKSLGLNKKQTLSHFRFYWHDIISGSNATAVQIIEPLPKYNTTTSFGSVTVTDNALTLGPELSSKVVGRSEGIYALTSQSQVTLLMVMNFALSEGKYNGSAITIVGRNVAYEEAKELPVIGGSGVFKFATGYAKAKTYYFDPKTGDATTEYNIYVFHY; translated from the coding sequence ATGGCCACCCAACTGCTCCTCACGCTGTTCCTTCTCTCTTTCACCCTCACCACCATCAAAGCAGAGGACACTGGCTTCGTGGGCACAGTGGATCCCAAATCCCTAGGCCTCAACAAGAAACAAACCCTAAGCCACTTCAGATTCTACTGGCACGACATCATAAGCGGCTCCAACGCCACAGCCGTACAGATCATCGAGCCACTTCCCAAGTACAACACCACCACCTCCTTCGGCTCCGTCACCGTGACGGACAACGCCTTGACCCTGGGACCCGAACTGAGCTCCAAGGTGGTGGGAAGATCCGAAGGAATCTACGCCCTGACGTCGCAGTCGCAGGTTACTCTGCTCATGGTGATGAACTTTGCCTTGTCGGAAGGGAAGTACAACGGGAGCGCCATAACTATCGTGGGGAGGAACGTGGCCTATGAAGAAGCCAAAGAGTTGCCTGTGATTGGTGGAAGTGGGGTTTTCAAGTTTGCTACAGGGTATGCTAAGGCAAAGACCTACTACTTTGACCCCAAAACTGGTGATGCTACCACTGAGTACAACATCTATGTTTTCCATTACTGA